One Aneurinibacillus migulanus genomic region harbors:
- a CDS encoding DUF1963 domain-containing protein, with translation MSVEIIFKDVENESNVPRLGGYSFLPENIDWPLNPNGDKLTLVICLPTDFLNKTLNLNLPKEHVLSVFTTYKKDDYFLDLITFHGDKEELKNIKKGFTRILLHEVGDIRNESDFLIPAQEFILGNELNLDLEEVDEEDLDDIEIYCGSLIGNKPSLLQIENMGLDDYQFCLQIYGGDFPEGFHDIFSLSDSIGYLFLNKNYDQNDAGVFFTQCT, from the coding sequence ATGTCAGTAGAAATTATTTTTAAAGATGTTGAAAATGAATCAAATGTACCTCGACTTGGTGGATATAGTTTCTTGCCTGAAAATATTGATTGGCCATTAAATCCAAATGGAGATAAATTAACACTTGTAATATGTTTGCCAACGGATTTTCTTAATAAAACCCTAAATTTAAACTTACCAAAAGAACATGTGCTATCCGTTTTTACAACGTATAAAAAAGATGATTACTTTTTAGATTTAATCACTTTTCATGGAGATAAAGAAGAGTTAAAAAACATTAAAAAAGGATTTACAAGAATTTTATTACACGAAGTAGGTGATATTCGAAATGAATCAGATTTCCTAATACCAGCACAAGAGTTCATTTTGGGGAATGAATTGAATTTAGATTTAGAAGAAGTAGATGAAGAGGATTTGGATGATATAGAGATTTACTGTGGTTCGTTGATTGGTAATAAACCATCTCTGCTACAAATAGAAAACATGGGCTTGGATGATTATCAATTTTGCTTACAAATTTATGGCGGTGATTTTCCTGAAGGATTTCATGATATATTTAGCCTTAGTGACTCGATCGGATATTTGTTTTTAAATAAAAATTATGATCAGAATGATGCAGGTGTTTTTTTTACACAATGTACTTAG
- a CDS encoding hybrid sensor histidine kinase/response regulator: MIWIRNYTILKQITIIMVFLSIFLSLRWSWFTILATPEHPGAARGVLDMRGWNFENSGSIPLDGEWEFYPKAFISHEDTTSSAIHQPHYVQVPGDWRSALSKESNSSFGYGTYRLRILVDQPLNQPYTFWIQQIQASSIVEINGETAAVFGLPTEQAQTYRPRAVSYTASYTADNVKEIELLVRVANFDHPLKGGIIKSIRLGSQAAIDTERWYSIGFQLATFIILLLHGLYAILLYVFGPRQKSFLIFFLLLVFSSLSIVSDHDSLLLLWLPLDYTWALKIKVLSYIGLSFFSLALARSFSEHVTGTRLFYSYIIVLGLYSAFLLIAPAPLIYYSIAAKVFSFLYLFPLAWFVYLIGNMFIRNQPDSVFLLLGATSIVSSVVWGVFNYNIEMTRVYYPIDIIAAIIGFSAYGFKRYFRNSEENVKLNEQLRKADKLKDQFLANTSHELRTPLHAIMNIAQTVAVKEQQTMDGKSFKDMELLITISRRMSHMLDDLLDVVRLQDNLIMLQKEPLLIQSVASGVIGMLQFMTNGKPVQLKIEIAESMPPVLADEKRLVQILFNLLHNALKYTNEGIITVSAELRNGHAVIHVFDTGSGMDEETLARIFLPYEQGPHGISNGSGIGLGLSICKQLVELHGGELTAHSELGKGSVFSFMLPLATPSDLSPFQNLPPQQLDASEEVAVSLSFSDALTSAWPLQFPLSSFTDGKMNILAVDDDPVNLKVLVSILSTESYNIRSVTSAREALELLGTERWDLLITDVMMPHMSGYELTRRVRERFSLSELPVLLLTARSQPTDIYAGFLSGANDYVTKPVDALELKSRIWSLTTLKQSVHERLRMEAAYLQAQIHPHFLFNTLNSIMALGDIDTEKMRRLGDAFASYLRVSFDFLNSGELVTLSHELELVSAYLYIEKERFGERLSVIWEVDPSIDVFLPPLTIQPLIENAVKHGILSQVKGGTVQLRITRQNGSTLFEVRDDGQGMEQEKVQQILDLRMRDKSGIGLSNTNRRLTQMYGKGLSIHSKLGEGTTVSFIIPNPDQ, translated from the coding sequence ATGATATGGATACGTAATTATACTATTTTAAAACAAATTACAATTATTATGGTATTTCTCTCTATTTTTCTTAGTCTCCGATGGAGTTGGTTTACGATTCTTGCTACGCCGGAACATCCTGGTGCGGCTCGAGGTGTACTTGATATGCGCGGCTGGAACTTCGAAAATTCCGGCTCCATTCCATTGGATGGTGAATGGGAATTTTACCCTAAGGCATTCATCTCGCATGAAGACACGACGAGCTCAGCTATTCACCAGCCACATTATGTTCAAGTTCCAGGAGATTGGCGCAGCGCCTTATCGAAAGAATCGAACTCATCGTTTGGCTACGGAACGTATCGACTGCGCATTTTGGTCGATCAGCCACTAAACCAACCCTATACGTTCTGGATCCAACAAATTCAGGCATCTTCCATTGTTGAAATTAATGGTGAGACGGCAGCGGTATTCGGATTACCCACAGAGCAAGCCCAAACATACAGGCCAAGGGCCGTCTCTTATACCGCATCCTATACGGCAGACAATGTGAAGGAAATCGAGCTGCTTGTGCGTGTAGCCAATTTCGATCATCCGCTAAAAGGTGGCATTATCAAGTCCATTCGTCTGGGTTCCCAAGCTGCCATTGACACTGAACGCTGGTATTCCATCGGCTTTCAACTTGCAACCTTCATCATACTACTGCTGCATGGTTTATACGCTATCCTATTGTATGTGTTCGGTCCACGGCAAAAGTCATTTCTTATATTCTTTCTGTTGCTAGTGTTTTCTAGCCTTTCTATCGTGTCTGATCATGATAGCTTGCTATTACTTTGGTTGCCGTTGGATTATACCTGGGCTTTAAAAATCAAGGTACTCTCCTACATAGGGCTGTCCTTTTTTAGTCTGGCACTGGCTAGAAGCTTTTCTGAACATGTAACAGGCACCCGGTTGTTCTATTCGTACATTATTGTGTTGGGCCTCTACTCGGCATTTCTATTGATTGCACCGGCACCACTTATTTATTATTCAATTGCAGCCAAAGTGTTCTCTTTTCTTTATTTGTTCCCTTTGGCCTGGTTCGTCTATCTGATCGGTAACATGTTTATTAGAAATCAACCGGATTCTGTCTTTCTGCTATTAGGTGCTACAAGTATTGTATCTAGTGTTGTGTGGGGTGTGTTCAATTATAATATAGAGATGACCAGGGTCTACTATCCCATCGATATTATCGCGGCGATTATCGGCTTTTCGGCTTACGGTTTTAAACGGTATTTCCGCAATTCCGAGGAAAACGTCAAGCTTAACGAGCAGTTGAGAAAGGCTGACAAACTGAAGGACCAATTTCTCGCCAATACGTCACACGAACTGAGAACGCCGCTACATGCCATTATGAATATCGCTCAGACCGTTGCGGTGAAAGAGCAACAAACAATGGATGGAAAAAGCTTCAAAGATATGGAGCTACTTATCACAATCAGCCGCCGGATGTCGCATATGCTTGATGATTTGCTCGACGTCGTGCGGCTGCAGGACAATCTTATTATGCTTCAGAAGGAGCCCTTGCTCATTCAATCCGTCGCTTCTGGTGTCATCGGCATGCTCCAATTTATGACTAACGGCAAACCCGTTCAGCTGAAAATAGAGATTGCAGAATCCATGCCGCCTGTTTTGGCAGATGAAAAAAGACTTGTACAAATTTTATTTAATTTACTGCATAACGCGCTTAAATACACCAATGAAGGAATCATTACTGTGTCCGCTGAGCTCCGGAACGGACATGCTGTCATCCATGTATTCGACACCGGCTCCGGCATGGATGAAGAAACACTGGCTCGCATATTTTTGCCCTATGAGCAAGGGCCTCATGGAATAAGCAATGGCTCAGGAATCGGCCTCGGCCTAAGCATATGCAAGCAGTTGGTGGAACTGCATGGTGGTGAACTGACAGCTCATTCTGAACTGGGTAAGGGTTCCGTATTCAGTTTTATGCTTCCGTTGGCCACCCCATCCGATCTTTCACCTTTTCAAAACCTGCCTCCTCAACAGCTTGATGCAAGTGAGGAGGTAGCAGTCAGTTTAAGCTTTTCGGATGCGTTAACTAGCGCATGGCCCTTGCAATTCCCGTTATCATCCTTTACTGACGGGAAAATGAACATCCTGGCTGTTGATGACGATCCTGTTAACCTGAAGGTGCTCGTCAGCATCCTATCGACGGAGTCGTACAACATCAGGTCAGTCACATCAGCCCGAGAAGCCCTGGAATTGCTTGGTACAGAGCGATGGGATTTACTGATTACCGATGTTATGATGCCACATATGTCCGGCTACGAGCTAACACGGAGGGTAAGGGAACGTTTCTCTCTCTCGGAGCTTCCGGTTTTGCTGCTGACGGCACGTAGTCAGCCTACAGACATCTACGCCGGATTTTTATCCGGAGCCAACGATTATGTCACCAAACCCGTTGACGCTCTGGAACTAAAATCCCGTATTTGGTCGTTAACAACATTAAAGCAATCCGTCCATGAACGATTACGCATGGAGGCAGCCTATCTACAGGCGCAAATTCATCCTCACTTCCTGTTCAACACGCTAAACTCAATTATGGCGTTAGGTGACATTGATACAGAGAAGATGCGCAGACTTGGTGATGCTTTTGCATCTTATTTACGGGTCAGCTTTGATTTCCTGAACTCGGGGGAACTGGTCACACTTTCTCATGAACTAGAGCTTGTCAGTGCCTATCTATATATTGAAAAGGAGCGATTCGGAGAGAGGCTATCCGTCATATGGGAGGTTGATCCAAGCATTGATGTATTTCTTCCTCCACTTACGATCCAGCCGCTGATTGAAAACGCCGTTAAACACGGTATTCTTAGTCAAGTCAAGGGCGGTACAGTTCAACTTCGAATTACCCGTCAGAATGGTTCCACACTTTTTGAAGTAAGGGACGACGGCCAAGGTATGGAGCAAGAAAAGGTTCAGCAAATATTAGATCTGAGGATGAGAGACAAAAGTGGCATTGGACTGTCTAATACGAATCGACGTCTGACGCAAATGTACGGTAAAGGCCTGTCCATCCATAGCAAACTAGGCGAAGGTACAACAGTGTCATTCATCATTCCAAACCCAGATCAGTAA
- a CDS encoding IS110 family RNA-guided transposase, with product MNDSQNQRISQITDSTLIVGVDIAKHNHVARAQDDRGLMYGKAFSFRSTRQGFQAFCRWIESLKAEYQKTKVFVGMEPTGHYWMTLAAFLRNRQVSVVVVNPMHVKKSKELDDNSPTKNDPKDARVIAQLVKDGRYSVPYLPIGDYAELREAVKIRDHISCEIQRIQAKVHNWLDRYFPEFLQVFTSWEGKAALETLNHFPLPQDIIEAGATQILTTWQKKIKRGLRPKRAMELVEQAKHSVGLCEGINMARLELQTLLATYELKQQQLEQVMKEIEDVLTNIPGVEYILTIPGMGIATLAGFFAEVGDLSRYQHPRQIQKLAGLNLKENRSGKHRGKTRISKRGRPKLRALLYKVIRPLVAKNSVFKALHMYYTTRQQNPLCKQQSLVALCCRLLRIIFVLARKQVAYDMEKMMKDTPLCNRVQHLVE from the coding sequence ATGAATGATAGCCAAAATCAACGCATTTCTCAAATTACAGACTCCACTTTGATTGTAGGTGTAGACATCGCAAAGCACAACCATGTGGCACGAGCGCAGGATGACCGAGGACTGATGTATGGGAAAGCTTTTTCCTTCAGAAGTACACGCCAGGGATTCCAAGCTTTTTGTCGCTGGATAGAAAGCCTGAAAGCGGAATATCAAAAAACAAAAGTGTTTGTTGGAATGGAACCTACCGGACACTACTGGATGACGTTGGCTGCTTTCTTACGAAACCGCCAGGTTTCTGTTGTTGTTGTAAACCCGATGCATGTGAAAAAGTCGAAAGAGTTGGATGACAATTCACCAACGAAGAACGATCCGAAGGATGCACGCGTGATTGCGCAACTCGTCAAAGATGGAAGGTACTCTGTACCTTATCTTCCGATCGGTGACTATGCTGAGTTACGGGAGGCTGTAAAAATACGAGACCACATCTCTTGCGAGATTCAGCGCATCCAGGCGAAAGTGCATAACTGGCTGGATCGTTATTTTCCTGAGTTCTTACAGGTATTCACAAGTTGGGAAGGCAAGGCGGCTCTTGAGACATTGAATCACTTTCCACTGCCTCAAGACATTATCGAGGCAGGTGCGACCCAGATTCTGACTACATGGCAGAAAAAGATCAAAAGAGGGTTACGCCCGAAGCGTGCCATGGAGTTAGTAGAACAGGCGAAGCATTCAGTAGGATTATGTGAAGGGATAAACATGGCTCGACTTGAACTGCAAACATTGCTTGCAACGTATGAGTTAAAGCAGCAACAACTTGAACAAGTGATGAAGGAAATTGAAGACGTGCTTACAAACATTCCCGGTGTTGAATACATTCTCACCATTCCTGGCATGGGAATCGCCACATTAGCGGGCTTTTTCGCAGAGGTGGGAGACTTATCTCGGTATCAGCATCCTCGTCAGATTCAAAAGCTGGCTGGCCTGAACCTGAAAGAAAATCGTTCAGGCAAACATCGAGGAAAAACCCGGATTTCCAAGCGAGGGAGGCCAAAGCTGCGTGCGCTTTTGTATAAAGTGATTCGACCGTTGGTCGCTAAAAACTCAGTTTTTAAGGCGCTGCACATGTATTATACGACCCGACAACAGAATCCACTTTGCAAGCAACAGTCATTAGTTGCCCTGTGTTGCCGTCTGCTTCGGATTATATTTGTGCTGGCACGTAAACAAGTCGCTTATGACATGGAAAAGATGATGAAAGATACACCTTTATGTAATCGAGTACAACATCTCGTTGAGTAA
- a CDS encoding helix-turn-helix domain-containing protein, producing the protein MKNKADILLHPVRMRIVQALLEEKMTVYQLINKLGDVPQATMYRQLSTLTDADLVKASEERQVKGTTEKIYSVIEDNLQLSRQEFSVYSQDEHLRFFMTYHAHLLGEMQRYLLNRDAENYKDDGFSYGITSLHLSEEEKNDFFHRYYALMKEFASKKPSTDRQSISLATIFIPSSD; encoded by the coding sequence TTGAAAAACAAAGCAGATATACTGCTGCATCCCGTTCGAATGCGTATTGTGCAAGCATTATTAGAAGAGAAAATGACGGTGTATCAATTAATTAACAAACTCGGCGATGTGCCACAAGCAACGATGTATCGCCAACTAAGTACCTTGACTGACGCAGACCTTGTCAAAGCCAGTGAGGAAAGGCAGGTAAAAGGCACAACCGAAAAGATTTACAGTGTGATCGAAGATAATCTCCAACTCTCTAGGCAGGAGTTTTCCGTTTATTCCCAAGATGAACACCTTCGATTTTTTATGACCTATCATGCCCATCTTTTAGGGGAAATGCAACGATATTTGTTAAATCGTGATGCTGAAAACTATAAGGACGACGGGTTTAGTTATGGGATAACCTCCCTACATTTATCTGAAGAAGAAAAGAATGATTTTTTTCATCGTTACTACGCTTTAATGAAGGAGTTTGCTAGCAAGAAACCTTCCACTGACAGACAATCAATCTCCTTAGCAACAATATTTATCCCAAGTTCTGACTAG
- a CDS encoding alpha/beta fold hydrolase, with product MNETIKFGQKQDIGGIKMYYEHFGVENENPTIVFESGYGCPSSYWQSIKDEVSKFAKIFVYDRAGIGESEKDGRPQDSKQSVQNLHTLLQKANVKPPYLLVGHSFGGANVRLYAHTYPEEVAAVILLDSSHEDQNKIMAPLFSEEVKAGYFGQFSAEGSEGPLNEFEDSLEQVRNCKSLGNIPLVVVSAGLLSYHTPESFAAWQLFQRDLTRLSTNSKQIIIEDAGHALHIDRPQNVVDIIKNTLEEVKE from the coding sequence ATGAATGAAACGATTAAATTTGGCCAAAAACAGGATATTGGCGGTATCAAAATGTATTATGAACATTTTGGAGTAGAAAACGAAAATCCTACAATCGTATTTGAATCTGGATATGGTTGCCCATCAAGTTACTGGCAATCTATTAAAGATGAAGTTTCTAAATTTGCAAAGATATTTGTTTATGATAGAGCAGGTATTGGTGAAAGTGAAAAGGACGGGAGACCTCAGGATAGCAAGCAATCTGTTCAAAATCTTCATACCTTACTTCAAAAAGCAAATGTTAAACCACCTTATTTGTTGGTAGGACATTCATTTGGAGGGGCAAATGTTAGATTATATGCCCACACATATCCTGAGGAAGTAGCAGCAGTCATTCTTTTAGATTCTTCTCATGAGGATCAAAACAAAATTATGGCACCTTTATTTAGTGAAGAAGTCAAAGCAGGTTACTTCGGTCAGTTTTCCGCTGAAGGCAGCGAGGGTCCTTTGAATGAGTTTGAAGATAGTTTAGAGCAGGTTCGCAATTGTAAGTCATTAGGAAATATTCCTCTTGTTGTTGTTAGCGCAGGTTTATTATCTTATCATACACCTGAATCTTTTGCTGCTTGGCAGTTATTCCAAAGGGATCTTACACGCTTATCTACAAACAGTAAACAAATTATTATTGAAGATGCTGGTCATGCACTTCACATTGATCGGCCCCAGAATGTTGTTGATATTATTAAGAATACACTAGAAGAAGTTAAAGAATAG
- a CDS encoding DUF817 domain-containing protein, whose translation MRALKQLVRFGWEQALSCLFPVVIFASLAFTQIMPLPFLPRYDWLLIICLLMQWWMVRSGLETQDELKVITLFHLIGLALELFKVHMGSWSYPEEGYFKIFGVPLYSGFMYASVASYLCQAWRRLKVELVKWPPFLVVVPLASAIYLNFFTHHYWIDVRWWLSGLVIIVFWQSWVTYEVDGTRYRMPLALSFVLIGFFIWIAENIATFFGAWKYPNQIDAWSLVHLGKMSSWLLLVIVSFLIVATLKQVKGKSSTRMDTSQFL comes from the coding sequence ATGAGAGCACTAAAACAACTCGTTCGTTTTGGTTGGGAGCAGGCCCTATCATGTTTGTTTCCTGTCGTTATTTTTGCCTCTTTGGCTTTTACACAAATCATGCCACTTCCCTTCCTACCACGGTATGACTGGCTGCTCATCATCTGCCTTTTGATGCAGTGGTGGATGGTGCGTTCTGGGCTTGAAACACAGGATGAGCTAAAGGTTATCACATTGTTCCACCTTATTGGACTTGCTCTTGAACTTTTCAAGGTACATATGGGCTCCTGGTCTTATCCAGAGGAAGGATATTTCAAAATTTTTGGAGTGCCTTTGTATAGTGGATTCATGTACGCAAGTGTAGCGAGTTATCTTTGCCAGGCGTGGAGGAGGTTAAAGGTTGAACTGGTTAAGTGGCCACCGTTTTTGGTAGTTGTACCTCTTGCATCTGCGATTTATTTGAATTTTTTCACCCACCATTATTGGATTGACGTTCGTTGGTGGTTATCTGGACTTGTAATTATCGTCTTTTGGCAATCATGGGTCACATACGAGGTTGATGGAACTCGTTACCGTATGCCACTCGCACTTTCTTTTGTGCTCATCGGATTTTTTATATGGATAGCCGAAAATATCGCAACGTTCTTTGGAGCTTGGAAATATCCAAACCAAATCGATGCATGGAGTCTCGTTCATCTAGGAAAGATGAGTTCATGGCTCTTATTAGTGATTGTTAGCTTTCTTATAGTAGCGACGTTAAAGCAGGTTAAGGGAAAAAGTTCCACTAGGATGGACACTAGTCAATTTTTATAA
- a CDS encoding helix-turn-helix domain-containing protein: protein MAIIINIDVMLAKRKMSVTELSEKVGITMANLSILKNGKAKAIRLSTLEAICKALECQPGDILEYRSDEDTQD, encoded by the coding sequence ATGGCAATAATAATCAATATTGATGTGATGCTGGCGAAAAGGAAAATGAGCGTAACAGAACTTTCGGAGAAGGTTGGAATCACGATGGCGAATCTTTCTATATTGAAAAATGGAAAGGCAAAAGCGATTCGATTATCCACTTTAGAGGCAATTTGTAAGGCTTTAGAATGTCAACCCGGAGATATTTTAGAATACCGAAGTGATGAAGACACCCAAGATTAA
- a CDS encoding DUF2975 domain-containing protein: MKRGSTLFLKIAVILIGIPVLALCIFLVPGIANYAAELYPDFAYMKYLLLIDLYAAAIPFYFALYQAFKLLSYIDKNEAFSELSVRSLKNIKYCAITISILYVVGMPLFYLIAEIDDAPGIILIGLVIIFASMVIAVFAAVLQRLLQEAINIKSENDLTV; this comes from the coding sequence ATGAAACGAGGTTCAACACTATTTTTAAAGATAGCTGTTATTCTTATTGGAATTCCAGTTCTTGCTTTGTGCATATTTTTAGTGCCTGGGATAGCGAATTATGCAGCAGAATTGTATCCAGATTTTGCTTATATGAAATATCTCCTTTTAATCGATTTGTATGCAGCGGCGATACCTTTTTACTTTGCTCTGTATCAAGCTTTTAAACTTTTAAGCTATATTGATAAGAACGAAGCTTTCTCGGAATTATCTGTAAGATCTTTAAAAAATATAAAATACTGTGCAATCACAATCAGTATCTTGTATGTGGTAGGCATGCCACTCTTTTATCTCATAGCGGAGATAGACGACGCCCCGGGTATCATATTAATCGGATTGGTCATTATTTTTGCTTCAATGGTGATTGCAGTCTTTGCTGCTGTTCTCCAAAGACTTTTACAAGAAGCTATTAATATAAAATCAGAAAATGATTTAACGGTCTGA
- a CDS encoding helix-turn-helix transcriptional regulator, translated as MLENNIAVGRAEKRWTQQQLADAVGVSRQTIVALEKNKYNPSLILAFKIANSLEKEITDVFKYEEGE; from the coding sequence ATGCTTGAAAATAATATAGCGGTAGGAAGAGCTGAAAAAAGATGGACGCAACAACAATTAGCAGATGCGGTTGGTGTCAGTCGACAAACTATAGTAGCTTTAGAAAAAAATAAATATAACCCTTCTTTGATTTTAGCTTTCAAAATTGCTAATTCACTTGAGAAAGAGATAACTGATGTATTTAAATATGAGGAGGGTGAATAA
- a CDS encoding ABC-2 transporter permease, translated as MLFHLVKKDLILAKKYLLVMLIFAVVAPIFFYSKLRFSNGSFASFLITVLFMEYILFNMVSMQEDKYGGSALLCTTPYTRNGVIKAKYLYVLVIFIGCFLLYNLATAIGSSIGLARLNTYSVGIALLIISVFFGILIPIQTKFGYEKTKYIFFILIFLTPFILPAIIEWYQSTNFNINFSLSLPQTVKVWMPFVISILIGLISMIISIRIFSKKNL; from the coding sequence ATGTTATTTCATCTTGTCAAAAAAGATTTGATTCTGGCAAAAAAATATCTATTGGTTATGCTTATTTTTGCAGTTGTAGCACCTATCTTTTTCTATTCAAAATTAAGATTTAGTAACGGTAGCTTTGCAAGCTTTCTTATTACTGTTTTATTTATGGAATATATTTTGTTTAATATGGTTTCGATGCAAGAGGATAAATACGGAGGATCCGCACTTCTTTGTACAACCCCATATACTCGAAATGGTGTCATTAAAGCAAAATACCTATATGTGCTTGTGATTTTTATTGGGTGCTTTCTTTTATATAACCTTGCAACAGCAATTGGTTCATCTATAGGTTTGGCAAGATTAAATACTTATAGTGTAGGAATAGCCCTTTTGATCATTTCTGTTTTTTTCGGAATACTAATTCCTATTCAAACTAAATTTGGTTATGAAAAAACCAAGTATATCTTTTTTATTTTAATCTTTTTAACTCCATTTATACTACCTGCTATTATTGAATGGTATCAATCTACTAATTTTAATATCAATTTTAGCTTATCACTACCTCAAACAGTAAAAGTTTGGATGCCTTTTGTTATATCTATTTTAATTGGCTTAATCTCAATGATTATATCAATCCGAATCTTTTCAAAGAAAAACTTATAA
- a CDS encoding ABC transporter ATP-binding protein, which produces MKAVLEVNNLKKELDNFSLDKVDFSIKEGCITGFIGINGSGKTTTIKTILGLYPKDNGSISVFGKEIEKNEYIVKNRIGVVLDEGYFYEEMTLKEMKSVIAPAYTNWDESVFLNYINRFHLKLNQKIAALSKGMRMKFALALALSHHADLLIMDEPTSGLDPLIRNELMEILLDFMEEEGKSVFFSTHITSDLDKVADMLILIDKGRIVLNESKDELLDRHALVKGDNRLINKHTSKLFLSLRQTAVGFEGITDKLDVVYEQMNDCLIERPSIESVMLAYVKER; this is translated from the coding sequence ATGAAAGCAGTTTTAGAAGTTAATAACTTAAAGAAAGAGTTAGATAATTTCAGTTTAGATAAAGTGGATTTTTCAATAAAAGAAGGTTGTATAACGGGTTTCATTGGGATTAATGGCTCCGGGAAAACAACAACTATAAAAACAATACTTGGACTCTATCCCAAAGACAATGGTAGCATTAGTGTTTTTGGAAAAGAGATAGAAAAAAATGAATACATAGTAAAGAATCGTATTGGGGTAGTTTTAGATGAAGGTTATTTTTATGAAGAGATGACATTAAAAGAAATGAAGAGTGTTATTGCCCCTGCATATACGAATTGGGATGAATCTGTTTTTTTAAACTACATCAATCGATTTCATTTGAAACTAAATCAGAAAATCGCAGCCTTATCGAAAGGTATGCGAATGAAATTTGCCCTTGCATTAGCTCTTTCTCACCATGCTGATTTATTAATAATGGACGAACCAACAAGTGGGCTTGATCCATTAATTCGCAATGAGTTAATGGAAATACTTTTAGATTTTATGGAAGAAGAGGGGAAGAGTGTATTCTTTTCTACTCATATTACTTCTGATTTAGATAAAGTAGCAGACATGCTTATATTAATTGACAAAGGCAGAATTGTACTCAACGAGAGTAAAGATGAACTATTAGATAGACACGCTTTGGTGAAAGGGGATAATCGTTTAATTAATAAACACACAAGCAAATTATTTTTAAGTTTACGTCAAACAGCAGTTGGTTTTGAAGGAATTACCGATAAACTAGACGTAGTATATGAACAAATGAACGATTGTCTAATAGAAAGGCCATCTATTGAAAGTGTAATGTTAGCCTATGTAAAGGAGAGATAA
- a CDS encoding GntR family transcriptional regulator: MKIIIKNSSEQPLYQQIKDQIKGGILRQELKEGEKLPSIRSLANDLHVSVLTTKRVYDELEKEGFIVTTVGKGSFVASENLEMLSESKRHMIEKKLSEVWQMSKTLGINKEELYLMMDIIFAEDDE; this comes from the coding sequence ATGAAAATAATTATTAAAAATAGTTCCGAACAACCTTTATATCAACAAATAAAGGATCAAATTAAGGGTGGAATTCTTCGACAGGAATTAAAAGAAGGTGAAAAACTTCCTTCCATTCGTTCATTAGCAAATGATTTACATGTTAGTGTTCTTACAACAAAAAGAGTATATGACGAGTTAGAAAAAGAAGGCTTTATTGTAACTACCGTTGGAAAAGGTTCCTTTGTAGCATCAGAAAACTTAGAAATGTTATCGGAATCTAAACGGCATATGATAGAAAAAAAACTCTCAGAGGTATGGCAAATGTCTAAAACTCTAGGAATAAACAAAGAAGAACTTTACTTAATGATGGATATAATTTTTGCAGAGGATGATGAATGA